cttttattctggttaggttcggtaaccacgcccactccggttgggAGTtgacatttcaattttcagattatcgtttatgaatattttccatgacatctaacactcaaaaaatttataattttaattatgaaacaaatacccttcagagccattaataactatttattatttacaaattaaaagagatcaaccatttataacctccaaaattctgtcaatgaaaaatttaattgaccATTGACAAGTAATTACGACGCAGGTtacctgaaacattgaaaaccactaataaccgatatacggaccatacaaGATAGCCCCTCATCTCGTTGAACTAACGAACATTAATGACATAATAATACATCACATATAGAGAAGTAATGAGATCAAGAAGCTCCCGACACAGTCAgtgctttttgaatttttccataGAGTTTAGAAGAATTATGATAGTTTACCTTCAGACTTTTCGGTTGTATTGATTCTGTCATCTTCCATAAATGTACTAACAGGGTTAGAAGTCACTTGTGGAAATGAAGCTCGATCTGGATTTAACGTAGCAGATTTTTTTCTCCTAACCACCTTGTTCTCTAAAAGAGTTATATCTTTGCACAATTCATTATCATGACTAGATTCGGGAATGAACTGTTTTGGTTCTTCTTTATTTGTATCATtaatatctgaaaaatctccctgTGGAAATGTTTCAGTTTGTACCTTCTCGACTGGCTTTAATTCGTTTAAGCTACACTGCTTAGTATCATTTTCTGGCGTTCCATCAATACTTATACTTTTAACGGATACAGAATCCTCACTAGATAAGTTACTTGAAGAAACTGCTTGAGACCCATAACCGCTTGAACTAGTAGACGGTGTGTTACTGATTGGTGGATCTGTAAGTAGCGATTCCAAGGTTCTGGAAGTTGGTATTCTCCGACGCAATGTATGATTACCCGATTTATTTCCAACCTAGAATCATAAACAGACAATAGAAACTTTTTATTATAACTTTGAATGCCTTTACATACCATTTGGTTTGCTTTTTCATAATGGTTATCATCTTCATCCTCATCTTCTAAATTTTCATCTGCAATGAAGTCGAGAGAATGTTTACGAGTAGAGGAATGCTGTTCCTCATGGAGAGTTgtcattcttgaaattttcacattaGCTGGTGATGTTAGGCCTGAAAGGATTATTCCAATTAACATTACCAGAGGGTTTCAATCTTCAGAAAAACGACGAAGCATTCACTAATATAAGAAGCTTTACAACCTGAACTGAAGAATCAGCATTACGATAATTTATAGTCTTACGGTCTAATAAATATATGAAGATGCAGCCATTTCTatagaataaattgaaataaaaagaaaagtTAAACAACCAAAATCTCTGCAAATAATGAGAATTACCACAAATGACAACGACAAAACAAAGGTAAAACTCTCGAGatacagaaataaaaataaaacattccagctatgttttgttttgacaaaaACATACGTTTCGACGTTCCAGTAGGTTGCTGAAGTCTTAATGAATTCAAGTTGATGTTCAAATTCAGGAATGTTGGACGAGCTGTAATAGTAAATTAGGTTAActaaagaagaaaaaaacatgTACAGAACAATTGTTATTTTGTTTATGTACAATAAGTGTCATACTGGAAAAGTGTGTAGCAgttaaaaaataatggtttttaTATCTCCTTCGTATAATTGATATCTTAAATAACAGAATAGACTAAAAAAAAAGAGTGATATTGTCTTGAAGATTCCGGATCTTAACTAtgagtaataaaaatataaattgatGTCTTGAGGATTGATATTTCGTACTAAATATTCCACACTGTGCACAATGCCCTTATTGGTGTAATCAATCAAAGAACCAATACGCAACTGAAAAATATTGCCCAGAATTTTCTTGAAACACATACACAATTAACCACAAGAACAGGATAATCACTTGCGATGACATACAAAGATTCAAACAGCACAATTTTCATGGAAGAATAACTGTATCTACAATGTCCAGTACTTTGACTTTTCTTGTATctacatatgttatatattaaataattacCTACCCCTTAAAGTCAAAGAGACAACTTCCAAGCTAACATACAACAGAACATGCAGGTATCTGTTTGCcaattgtttcaatttcagtaCCAATTCAATTACGGATCAAACTCTAATTTCATATGCTACGCATGCTCACGATGCTCTTTAGGCACAATTATAACCAGAAGAGAACTACGCTCTTCTTTGCACATTTAGGATTTCCAGTCTCTGTGACTTCATTACAATGTATGTATCAGTATTTCAGAGTAGGAAGGATAAGTGTTGGTCAAGAAGACTTTTATTTACATATAACTTCAGAAATACactaattcaatgaaaaaccaaAGAACTGTTTCCATTTTCGCATAACATTTTAGGTTTTGGGTGGCTATATAGGAAAAAATAATACCGCATAAAGACTGCAACATGGTGCAGTCATCAAGAAATAATATACAAGTGTATgattgaaaactgaaataaaaaaactaaagaACTTACAATATACATGGGAATACCAAAAACATTATGCGGAAATTCGAATAGTTGCTTAATTTTATACGATGTATAATGTATGTAATGTTtctaaaatttggaaaaaattctaACCCAAGCTTATGTAGCACTAACTACCTGATAATGCAATTTATATTGCTAAGTTGAATAAAGTGTAATAAATTGTAGAAATCTAACTATACAGGGtaattcaccgggatggcctattagatgtccagaatcgaaaaagaaaaaaattttttcgaaaaaagctttttctgccgaaaaattcaaaaaattttagtcCTCATCCCCACCATTTTTGTCATAAGAAtcctattaactcatgaaccgttgagtttttacccaaggtatggcatattgccgaaattgtcgtcaaaaaagctatctgatgatgcaataatatgctGGGTGTGCTAttagaaataaggaagtagaagcCTGTTTCCggcataaccggaagttgtagagatctgaaaatatttgaggaagaaggatcattgtctcaaactttaatatgcaaattttcaactcaaaattatgattagttttccataaacgtctaattggccatcccggtgaatcaccctgtatatttactgTAAATTGATGCTAGTCATTTGATTAaatgaattaaagaaaaattaatttaaaaaaagaagGATATTTATATTCGGAGTTTAACTCTGTAAAATTtggaagaaattaatttttcaatcgatAAATAAGACTTGGATCTTATGTCTTCTGATCATGCTAATCTTTCTACTTCTTATATCAattatatatgtttatatacTATCTCTACAAGGACTTCACTTTGAGATAAAGCACAAAAGCAATTTAAAGCcaaattttttctgatattgtAGAATGAATTTCGATAATCGAATGTGATTTAAGCTCAAAGCAAACCCTCCTCCAAGCAGACAAGTCCTTTTCCCTTATATTTCACCTATAGCAGACTCAAAATGCAAGCCTCCATTTTACCTGAAAGAATGGAGCCTTGTGGTTGCAGAAAAgagaaatttattaaaaattagtTCAATTTCGCTGCTTAATCTATACAATATAATCTTTAGCTTGACATCTATAATATTGACTATATTCTAATTAATGGATTAATTTTATAAACTCAGCTAGTCTATCATCTTGATCGATTTGCTTAGAAAAATAAGAATAGCACTTACCAAGTCCGAAAGGTTTCGAAGGAGAAGACTCTGCTTCTTTACCAAAACTGAGTCGACTTTTGAGAGGCGAGACACCATGTAGGTCGCTGTTCAATTCTGATACACTTTCAGATCTGGACATCTGCAAGGATTCTGTACTCAAGTTCTTCAGGAGCTAAAGAATTAAACACAATAAGTTATTCGTGcaaaacataaatatttcagCTAAACTAAACAATTACTGAACTAACTGGACATTGATATCGACTACTGAACTAAattgataattaaataatgcatATTTATCTGAATTTCAACATCCTGTGACTCCAATCGATCAAGTTGTTAATAAtgattaaaaaatattcataaactacaataaataaaccaaaaaaaaataatttcaaattttcccataaaatatatatatatatatataaatatttcattcgacGTAAGTAAACCTACCCCATTCTTTGGATTCAGTTCCTGATAAtgcgttgaaaaataacaaGGATTCAATTATTCTAATCCATTAAAAATATAGAGATTATAAACTACTCATAAATTGTTAGAAGTACTTTAGTCTAAGTAATCATTAACTGATACCTTTTACGGCTTTTGGACTACaagaaaattttatgttttatctacCTTTATGAGTGGTTTCGATCTCTCATAAATTGGAGAGACATAATATGAAAATGTACTGAGTACCTGGAAATTTGGTACACTAGCTGTCTTTCGCATAAGTGGCTGCCCTTTAGCCTGCAAAAGTTCTTTGACAGCTACATTTTGCCGAAGACGGTCTAACATAAGTATACTCTCAACGGCACTAACAccttttgtatatttttcaatatagctCTCTCCATCGCCCCATGAAGATTCCTCTCCAGAAGCAGCGATTTGAGCCAAAGACTCGCGATCTTCTAATTCTTCACTGGCCTTAGGAACATTCGATACCACTTCGTATGTAACACCTGTGTGAGAAATAGGATCTAATCTTTCTATTCTCCTTTTGAGCCTGTCTCTGAAACTGTACTGTTTGTAAATGTTCAGAGCCAAACGTTTCCTTAGGACAAGATCCATTGGAGCTGGGTGAGATAGCCTAACTGTAGTTCTCAGGATCATATACACCCTTTCTGTTTCTGGAATTAAAGATTCAATTGAGTGAAGGCTTTTTCAGTTCACATAAAAAGTACTCACTATCGGTGATTTTATTAAGATGTGCACTATCGTGTATCGAAGAATCCCAACTTGCAACAGCACATACATCCTTCTCCAAACTATGCAATATATGGAGACTGTAAAAAGTGCTTCCATGCTCTTTTGGCAAAATTGAGTCTCCCCCAGCAATAGTTAGTTCTTCTCCTGATTGGTGAGTCGACAAATCATCAGCTAAAAAATTAGGATAGTAGCCAATAAAAATctactgaattttgaattgatgtttttttttaccatTAAGGTCTAGAAATAGGACAGGTACGTAAGGTTCCATGCCTGGTGGCGGCGTCCAAACAGCTGGTGCGCCTGGAATGCCAGTTCCAGGATCAGGTAATAAAACGGCATTACGTTCTTCTGTTAAATTAACCCACTGATCCATTAAACTTTGCTCACGCTCCAAGTCCTGTTCTGATTTGTCAGGTTTCtgaaaattcaaggagaaaCATGAAATCAGCCTGCATAAGTGAGGAGCAAAATGGGCAAATtagtaaaacaaaaaaatcattagtgTCATTGGTGGAAATGTCAATAATCTCACCTCAAGAAGTCTGTTTATCTGTTGATTCAGGTACTCTTTTCTTCTTAGCAGAGCCTCACTCCATTTCTCCCTTAGAATGGTGAGGTCTTCTTCTTGATATGAGTCCAGCTGTTTCTGAAGTCGGCTCCTAACAATGACACTGCCTACTTCAATAGACATTATCTGCTGAACGATTATCGGTAAGGTGCCCGAATTTTGTACAGGCTTAACCCTAACCACTATCCTCCTTTGTTGACCTTGACGAAGTTGGTAGCAACCACCAGTGAGAAGTTCAGTTCTGTTTATAACTTCAACAGGAACATACTCTCCCTGTTCATTGAGTTCTTGGATTTCAACCCAAACTTCGATTTTTCGGGTAAGTTCAGACCATCTGTCCACCAATGATCTAGCTTTGGCTGCTAATTGTTGTTCAACTTCCCAGCCGGGTTTGTGTTTGGAAAAACCTGCACTGCGGTTACCCCATACTTCTATCGATAGAGCGCCTTCTACAAAACATAAAACCATGAATATCTGTTCACCTTTAACTCAAGACAAACTCTCACCAGTACAATGTTCTAGAAATTCTTCAGTTACATTAATAGTGAAATCTCTGCAGTCGTCAAACTTAAATCTATCTTTTTGTGAAACCAGTCCATTACCAGCTTGTACATTTTCAGGATTAGTTGGTACAACTATAGGCTCTGGATGATTCCAGAAGGTATACTGACAGAACACATAGTGAGATAAAGACAAAGGTAAACCGGAGGCTTGCTTGATGTGTACACGACAGGTAACTGTTGAGGTAGTTGATGAATCATCTTCGTCGTTACTACTATCTGAAGATATGTCTGAAGCTGCTTCGCTTATCCTGTCTTGAGGAAGAGTGCCCTGCACTCTACTCAATTCCACCTGGAagagtttcatttttaaaacaGTTCTGTTTTTTCGAAGATATCCAATCAAAAATCATTACCTGTAATCGTCCTGCGACCTCTCCTTGTTGACTTATTATAGGGGTGTGATAATCAAGCTTGACATCATGAAATAGAGCTTCTAAAAATATATTTGCTACACCTATCAAATTGTGGTTCTCTTGGGACTCGAAGAAAGGATCACACGATGGAGATACTGGTTCCTCCTAAAAATAAAGtcgaatattttaaatatgaaacaAGGAAGTTATAAGTTGAATTATCACCATTGTTGCACCATTGCTTTCCATCTGATCATCATAAATTTCTCTCATATCGACtattttattttctaatttCTCCATGGACCATACTTGACTAGAATTTCCACGTTTAACCAATATAGCAGGTTCACTCACAAACGCACCTTTCTGTAAGATCGTAATCATTAAATATTATCGAAACTCAACTTCTGTGGATACATACCCTCCTATTGGGACTTAGATTAGCTGGGGGTATTTGTAAGGTAACACTGTACTTTGTTTGCCTGCCAGTCTCTTCAGCTAGTACATTAGCTTCTTGCACTAAAGCATTAGCGCGTAATATGTCAGTTTTCAATTGACCTATACTTCGTTTGAACATTTCATCCCTTTCTTGTGCCCATTTCTCTACTCGCATTTGTGTAGTAGGGGTACAAGGTATAGTTTTTCCAAACCTCAAAGGATCGTCTGAATAGGGGGGATATGGTGTAGAGGGGGACATTGTGCTTCGAAGTTTCTGGAATTGCCTTTCGAATTCCAACCTTTGCTTTTCAAGGGCAACTGAAAATTATCGTTTATTTCATTAATGAACTTGATAAAACCACCACTTCGTTTCAAACCTACCTTGTTTGTCCTCTTCGTGCTGCTTCTCTAGGCGAGCAATTGCAGCTTGAATGGGGGCGTTTCCCATTTCGTTCAACATCAATTCATCACGAGCAAAATTGTAATCAATATATTGTGCAGGAGTTTGGGGCTCAGAAGTAGCAGCTGCGggtaataatcataataatttaGCTTTTTAAAAAACTGCTAAAATGGTGGTGGAgtaaattattttctaaaaatacACTACGAGACCTGTTTGTGTCAACTGGACACTAACAAGCTAAAAGATCGGAAAACAAGAAGGAATCTTATAGAAACCTTTAAAAAACTAAATGGTTATGATTGCAATGTAAACATTTACCATTTCACTAGCACTGCCATGACGGAAAACTTAGCAAAGAAAAATACTGGAGTGATTGTGCACTACACATAACCTAACCTCAGGTATAGTTGTAACAGATCACAGTTTCATAGGATTTATTTTGGTTAtgttttaattgaataaataattacaatacTTACACACTGATCGGGGACAATTAACCCTGAAAAAGTGGTGGTTACCCCACACGATTCTGTCACCATGTCTGAGTTGTGTTCTTTGTGTCACCTGAGAACCGTTGATAAAAGATCGTGCGTTGGTTAGTGGCTCAAGAAACAGTTCACCTTCTTCTATAGTGATTATACAATGTTCTGGCTGTATACCCAAACCAGAAAGTTGAATATCTGGTTCAGGACCTACTCCATCAACTTTAGCGCCAACAACAGTTTTATCCTAATGAAAGcagtgaaattaattttttgtacagGTTTTAAATGCAACTTCAAATGTTACCTTCAAATAATACACTAATAATTCGTTCAGAGAAGGATCAGCGTTCAAGTTAACCAAGTAATATTTATTCTTCTCAACTTTGATTCCAGACGCTTGAACGCTTATACCCATTTTTTCCAAAGCTTGCTGTCTCTCGTTTTGAATTCTTTCGGTCTTCATCAATTTTTCTTCCCATGTCTGAGAAACTTCTTTGTACAATTTTTCGCTTTCGCTGAGTTTCTGGTGGATGACGCTTTGCGGATCATCCACAGGAGAACCCTTAAAGAGAATCGTGTCATCTTCATCCGCACTCACTCTTGTTTTGAATGAGAACCCGTTACTTACAGTGGCGTGCTTCAACATCTCTTTCAATGCCTCGACTTCTTGTCTCAACTCCCTGATTATCCTAGCATTAGGATCCTCGTTGACAACGGCATGATTGACTATTCTCTTTGCCCTGTCTGCATAACGTAGCGTGGACAAGGTTTCCTCAAAATTGTCGGCTGCTGGAGAAATCGTAGCTACCATTACGGTTTTACTGTTACCACCTAAGTTGTCTTTTAACAGCCACGTTAAAACTGAATCTCGATATGGTACGAATTTGTCTTTATTCTTTGTATTACCAGATGATTGATCGGCTAACTTAGAGATGACTAAGCCTAATGTTGTCAAAGATCTGAAAATAAGGCACAAATATGAAATCATCTGATTATACTAACAAGCTGGTTaagtgttgaaaaaaataattgaagttcacaaaaatatttccaCATATACACAAAAGGAACCTACTTATTAATGTTGGAACCCTCTTTTAGTCGCTCTCCAACAGCACCAGTTTTGACTGCTCTTTCTGAGCCAGCCAAATCTACCAAGGACATTCTACTGACTTTTTCCCCTGAAACACCAGTCTTCTCATCTGTCAAAGTCTGTGTGAGTATCACTGTGAAAACAGCATGGGATCTTGACGATTCACTGTTCATATTTGTTGCAGCCACTGTACGGGATTTGTTACCTTCAGCCATCAAATTATCTATGTCCTAAAAGGTTTACATGATACAAAACTGATAACATACTTCTAACATTTATTGGGGAGGGCAATATTTTATttgtgtaattttatttttgtaaagaaCAACTTAGTTTTTCAACTATATATGAAACGATTATTTCGTTATAATACTAGTGCTATTATTGCTTTTGTTTTGAATGAACTAAAGtgactaaaaataaaataacagaaatgaaaaataaagttggtatatattttttaaacgaTGGAGAACCTACATCAGCATCTACACCAGAATATTTGTAAAGGATACACATGACTAGTATGTTCTAATCAATTTTATCCAGAAAAATTCACAAGGTTTGACAACATAAAACAATTTTCCAAATGTACACAAAACTAGAAGAAATAT
Above is a window of Harmonia axyridis chromosome X, icHarAxyr1.1, whole genome shotgun sequence DNA encoding:
- the LOC123685700 gene encoding kinesin-like protein KIF13A isoform X1, which translates into the protein MSTDKIKVAVRVRPFNRRELELGTLCVVEMEKDQTVLRQPNTMDKIERKQANKTFAFDHCFNSVDPMKENFASQEVVFESLGRDILENAFQGYNACIFAYGQTGSGKSYTMMGSQDNKGIIPRLCDSLFGKINNLQSSELSYKVEVSYMEIYNEKVHDLLDPKTNKQSLKVREHNVLGPYVDGLSQLAVTSFQDIDNLMAEGNKSRTVAATNMNSESSRSHAVFTVILTQTLTDEKTGVSGEKVSRMSLVDLAGSERAVKTGAVGERLKEGSNINKSLTTLGLVISKLADQSSGNTKNKDKFVPYRDSVLTWLLKDNLGGNSKTVMVATISPAADNFEETLSTLRYADRAKRIVNHAVVNEDPNARIIRELRQEVEALKEMLKHATGSPVDDPQSVIHQKLSESEKLYKEVSQTWEEKLMKTERIQNERQQALEKMGISVQASGIKVEKNKYYLVNLNADPSLNELLVYYLKDKTVVGAKVDGVGPEPDIQLSGLGIQPEHCIITIEEGELFLEPLTNARSFINGSQVTQRTQLRHGDRIVWGNHHFFRVNCPRSVSATSEPQTPAQYIDYNFARDELMLNEMGNAPIQAAIARLEKQHEEDKQVALEKQRLEFERQFQKLRSTMSPSTPYPPYSDDPLRFGKTIPCTPTTQMRVEKWAQERDEMFKRSIGQLKTDILRANALVQEANVLAEETGRQTKYSVTLQIPPANLSPNRRKGAFVSEPAILVKRGNSSQVWSMEKLENKIVDMREIYDDQMESNGATMEEPVSPSCDPFFESQENHNLIGVANIFLEALFHDVKLDYHTPIISQQGEVAGRLQVELSRVQGTLPQDRISEAASDISSDSSNDEDDSSTTSTVTCRVHIKQASGLPLSLSHYVFCQYTFWNHPEPIVVPTNPENVQAGNGLVSQKDRFKFDDCRDFTINVTEEFLEHCTEGALSIEVWGNRSAGFSKHKPGWEVEQQLAAKARSLVDRWSELTRKIEVWVEIQELNEQGEYVPVEVINRTELLTGGCYQLRQGQQRRIVVRVKPVQNSGTLPIIVQQIMSIEVGSVIVRSRLQKQLDSYQEEDLTILREKWSEALLRRKEYLNQQINRLLEKPDKSEQDLEREQSLMDQWVNLTEERNAVLLPDPGTGIPGAPAVWTPPPGMEPYVPVLFLDLNADDLSTHQSGEELTIAGGDSILPKEHGSTFYSLHILHSLEKDVCAVASWDSSIHDSAHLNKITDKTERVYMILRTTVRLSHPAPMDLVLRKRLALNIYKQYSFRDRLKRRIERLDPISHTGVTYEVVSNVPKASEELEDRESLAQIAASGEESSWGDGESYIEKYTKGVSAVESILMLDRLRQNVAVKELLQAKGQPLMRKTASVPNFQELNPKNGLLKNLSTESLQMSRSESVSELNSDLHGVSPLKSRLSFGKEAESSPSKPFGLARPTFLNLNINLNSLRLQQPTGTSKRLTSPANVKISRMTTLHEEQHSSTRKHSLDFIADENLEDEDEDDNHYEKANQMVGNKSGNHTLRRRIPTSRTLESLLTDPPISNTPSTSSSGYGSQAVSSSNLSSEDSVSVKSISIDGTPENDTKQCSLNELKPVEKVQTETFPQGDFSDINDTNKEEPKQFIPESSHDNELCKDITLLENKVVRRKKSATLNPDRASFPQVTSNPVSTFMEDDRINTTEKSEDDADHYELKADLPDWITIGESVLIRPYNSSGVIAYIGGTEFSGGTWIGVELDAPKGKNDGSVQGVKYFSCKPKHGMFVRADKLILDRRGRAMRLYKTESHKNKCPSKSDNLIRPQSRSDGLNHIGTRSSSKAK
- the LOC123685700 gene encoding kinesin-like protein KIF13A isoform X2 — its product is MSTDKIKVAVRVRPFNRRELELGTLCVVEMEKDQTVLRQPNTMDKIERKQANKTFAFDHCFNSVDPMKENFASQEVVFESLGRDILENAFQGYNACIFAYGQTGSGKSYTMMGSQDNKGIIPRLCDSLFGKINNLQSSELSYKVEVSYMEIYNEKVHDLLDPKTNKQSLKVREHNVLGPYVDGLSQLAVTSFQDIDNLMAEGNKSRTVAATNMNSESSRSHAVFTVILTQTLTDEKTGVSGEKVSRMSLVDLAGSERAVKTGAVGERLKEGSNINKSLTTLGLVISKLADQSSGNTKNKDKFVPYRDSVLTWLLKDNLGGNSKTVMVATISPAADNFEETLSTLRYADRAKRIVNHAVVNEDPNARIIRELRQEVEALKEMLKHATGSPVDDPQSVIHQKLSESEKLYKEVSQTWEEKLMKTERIQNERQQALEKMGISVQASGIKVEKNKYYLVNLNADPSLNELLVYYLKDKTVVGAKVDGVGPEPDIQLSGLGIQPEHCIITIEEGELFLEPLTNARSFINGSQVTQRTQLRHGDRIVWGNHHFFRVNCPRSVSATSEPQTPAQYIDYNFARDELMLNEMGNAPIQAAIARLEKQHEEDKQVALEKQRLEFERQFQKLRSTMSPSTPYPPYSDDPLRFGKTIPCTPTTQMRVEKWAQERDEMFKRSIGQLKTDILRANALVQEANVLAEETGRQTKYSVTLQIPPANLSPNRRKGAFVSEPAILVKRGNSSQVWSMEKLENKIVDMREIYDDQMESNGATMEEPVSPSCDPFFESQENHNLIGVANIFLEALFHDVKLDYHTPIISQQGEVAGRLQVELSRVQGTLPQDRISEAASDISSDSSNDEDDSSTTSTVTCRVHIKQASGLPLSLSHYVFCQYTFWNHPEPIVVPTNPENVQAGNGLVSQKDRFKFDDCRDFTINVTEEFLEHCTEGALSIEVWGNRSAGFSKHKPGWEVEQQLAAKARSLVDRWSELTRKIEVWVEIQELNEQGEYVPVEVINRTELLTGGCYQLRQGQQRRIVVRVKPVQNSGTLPIIVQQIMSIEVGSVIVRSRLQKQLDSYQEEDLTILREKWSEALLRRKEYLNQQINRLLEKPDKSEQDLEREQSLMDQWVNLTEERNAVLLPDPGTGIPGAPAVWTPPPGMEPYVPVLFLDLNADDLSTHQSGEELTIAGGDSILPKEHGSTFYSLHILHSLEKDVCAVASWDSSIHDSAHLNKITDKTERVYMILRTTVRLSHPAPMDLVLRKRLALNIYKQYSFRDRLKRRIERLDPISHTGVTYEVVSNVPKASEELEDRESLAQIAASGEESSWGDGESYIEKYTKGVSAVESILMLDRLRQNVAVKELLQAKGQPLMRKTASVPNFQLLKNLSTESLQMSRSESVSELNSDLHGVSPLKSRLSFGKEAESSPSKPFGLARPTFLNLNINLNSLRLQQPTGTSKRLTSPANVKISRMTTLHEEQHSSTRKHSLDFIADENLEDEDEDDNHYEKANQMVGNKSGNHTLRRRIPTSRTLESLLTDPPISNTPSTSSSGYGSQAVSSSNLSSEDSVSVKSISIDGTPENDTKQCSLNELKPVEKVQTETFPQGDFSDINDTNKEEPKQFIPESSHDNELCKDITLLENKVVRRKKSATLNPDRASFPQVTSNPVSTFMEDDRINTTEKSEDDADHYELKADLPDWITIGESVLIRPYNSSGVIAYIGGTEFSGGTWIGVELDAPKGKNDGSVQGVKYFSCKPKHGMFVRADKLILDRRGRAMRLYKTESHKNKCPSKSDNLIRPQSRSDGLNHIGTRSSSKAK
- the LOC123685700 gene encoding kinesin-like protein KIF13A isoform X4 translates to MSTDKIKVAVRVRPFNRRELELGTLCVVEMEKDQTVLRQPNTMDKIERKQANKTFAFDHCFNSVDPMKENFASQEVVFESLGRDILENAFQGYNACIFAYGQTGSGKSYTMMGSQDNKGIIPRLCDSLFGKINNLQSSELSYKVEVSYMEIYNEKVHDLLDPKTNKQSLKVREHNVLGPYVDGLSQLAVTSFQDIDNLMAEGNKSRTVAATNMNSESSRSHAVFTVILTQTLTDEKTGVSGEKVSRMSLVDLAGSERAVKTGAVGERLKEGSNINKSLTTLGLVISKLADQSSGNTKNKDKFVPYRDSVLTWLLKDNLGGNSKTVMVATISPAADNFEETLSTLRYADRAKRIVNHAVVNEDPNARIIRELRQEVEALKEMLKHATGSPVDDPQSVIHQKLSESEKLYKEVSQTWEEKLMKTERIQNERQQALEKMGISVQASGIKVEKNKYYLVNLNADPSLNELLVYYLKDKTVVGAKVDGVGPEPDIQLSGLGIQPEHCIITIEEGELFLEPLTNARSFINGSQVTQRTQLRHGDRIVWGNHHFFRVNCPRSVSATSEPQTPAQYIDYNFARDELMLNEMGNAPIQAAIARLEKQHEEDKQVALEKQRLEFERQFQKLRSTMSPSTPYPPYSDDPLRFGKTIPCTPTTQMRVEKWAQERDEMFKRSIGQLKTDILRANALVQEANVLAEETGRQTKYSVTLQIPPANLSPNRRKGAFVSEPAILVKRGNSSQVWSMEKLENKIVDMREIYDDQMESNGATMEEPVSPSCDPFFESQENHNLIGVANIFLEALFHDVKLDYHTPIISQQGEVAGRLQVELSRVQGTLPQDRISEAASDISSDSSNDEDDSSTTSTVTCRVHIKQASGLPLSLSHYVFCQYTFWNHPEPIVVPTNPENVQAGNGLVSQKDRFKFDDCRDFTINVTEEFLEHCTEGALSIEVWGNRSAGFSKHKPGWEVEQQLAAKARSLVDRWSELTRKIEVWVEIQELNEQGEYVPVEVINRTELLTGGCYQLRQGQQRRIVVRVKPVQNSGTLPIIVQQIMSIEVGSVIVRSRLQKQLDSYQEEDLTILREKWSEALLRRKEYLNQQINRLLEKPDKSEQDLEREQSLMDQWVNLTEERNAVLLPDPGTGIPGAPAVWTPPPGMEPYVPVLFLDLNADDLSTHQSGEELTIAGGDSILPKEHGSTFYSLHILHSLEKDVCAVASWDSSIHDSAHLNKITDKTERVYMILRTTVRLSHPAPMDLVLRKRLALNIYKQYSFRDRLKRRIERLDPISHTGVTYEVVSNVPKASEELEDRESLAQIAASGEESSWGDGESYIEKYTKGVSAVESILMLDRLRQNVAVKELLQAKGQPLMRKTASVPNFQLLKNLSTESLQMSRSESVSELNSDLHGVSPLKSRLSFGKEAESSPSKPFGLGLTSPANVKISRMTTLHEEQHSSTRKHSLDFIADENLEDEDEDDNHYEKANQMVGNKSGNHTLRRRIPTSRTLESLLTDPPISNTPSTSSSGYGSQAVSSSNLSSEDSVSVKSISIDGTPENDTKQCSLNELKPVEKVQTETFPQGDFSDINDTNKEEPKQFIPESSHDNELCKDITLLENKVVRRKKSATLNPDRASFPQVTSNPVSTFMEDDRINTTEKSEDDADHYELKADLPDWITIGESVLIRPYNSSGVIAYIGGTEFSGGTWIGVELDAPKGKNDGSVQGVKYFSCKPKHGMFVRADKLILDRRGRAMRLYKTESHKNKCPSKSDNLIRPQSRSDGLNHIGTRSSSKAK